Genomic DNA from uncultured Methanospirillum sp.:
ATCATCGACGATTGTTATGATTGGAGAGCCGATGGTTTCACCGATCTTTCCTTTTAGCACGGAGTTTCCTTCCCGCACGAGGTCTCCCTCTGCTGCATGGCCGACCGCCTCATGGGCAAATACTCCGCCGAGTTCTGGGTCTAGGATGGCATGCATCTTTCCGCCTTTTGCAGGTTTTGCATCGAGAAGAGCAGCGGCACGGTGAGCGGATTCACGGGCAAGGTCCTGGCGGTGCCTTATGTTCAGCCCCTTGATGGTATGATCCCTCTCGTATCCCATCTGGACAACGCCGGCACGGCTTGCAACAGCGAGCACAGAGAAACCACATCTGCAGAGTTCATATCGGTATTCGTTTCCTGATGAATCGGTGAAGTGAATCTCCTCGGCCTTCTCGATGTATGTGACCCTCCGACTTACGATATTCTCGCCTTGAGCAGCTTTTTCAAGGTCCTGAAGGATAGCAACTTTCTCTTCGATTGCGACATTTCTTGGATCTTCGCCGGTCTTTGGGATCTGATGAATTTTTGATGGAACCTTTGCGATATCAACCCGTTCGTTGGTGATAAGCGATGCAGTCGTCGCCTCTGCAAGAAGTGACCTGTTGCAGTTATCTGATCCGATCTTATCTCCTGAAACCGAGAGAACGCCCCATCCGAGATCACCGAGTACCCTGATGGTCGCCTTGTCGTAAAAAGAGGTACCTGCCTGTTCAACCCTGCCGTTGTCGATATCAATCTGGGTTACTTCCCCTCGAACCCTTCTGATATCATAATATCGTGGCTCTGATGGCATCAGATAACCGTCCGTGGGACTGTGATGTCAGAGCCTAGGATTGACTTGGTGGTTGCATGGGTTATTGATTTAATCCGGTCCAGGAATCCTGCCCGATCCTCGGGAACGAGGGCAATATCGAGAACCTCTTCGATAGAGGTGACAGGAATGATCTCAACAAGTGATTTGTACTCCTCTTCGATGAGTACATCCTCAAGATTTGCCCTCGGAATGATGATCTTCTTGATTCCTGCCTTTGCAGCAGCCTCAATCTTATAGGTTACGCCACCGATTGGCAGAACATCTCCCCGAACTGAAAGTGATCCGGTCATCGCGATATCCTGTCGTACCGGGATCTGTTCAAGAGCACTGATTGCTGCGGTTGCAACCGTCACCGAGGCTGAATCTCCCTCAACACCCTGGTAGGTTCCGATGAACTGAATGTGGATATCTATGTTCCTGATGTCTTTTCCGGTAAACCGCTTCAAAAGTGCCCCGACGTTCTTGATAGATTCCTGGGCAATCTCTTTTAGAAGACCGGTTGCAATGATCTCGCCCCCGTCACCCTGGGCGGGAGTGATTGCCGCCATTATTGGTAGGACCGATCCTGCATCGCTTCCCATAACTGCAAGACCGTTTACTCTCCCAATCTGCGTTCCTTCAACGACAGCAAGATCGTACTCCCTGGTTCTCCTGATAACCTGGGCAGAGATCTGATCCTCTATAGAGCGGGCAGTCTTTTTGGCCTCAATGACATGAGCACGGGTTGTGAGATCCGCAGATTCCTGTCGCGCCAGGTCACCTGCAACCCTGATAAGTCCTCCCATATCACGAAGACGGAGGGTAAGGTGTCCTTTCCTGTTCGACCTTCTTCTGGCCTCATGGAGGACTTCTTCGATACCACTCCGGTCAAAGTGTGGAATCATCCCGTCGTTCTTGATCTCCTGAGCAATGAACCTGATAAACTTCTCCTGATTTTCAGGGTTGTCAGGCATCGTGTCTTCCATGTAGACCTCGTACCCGTTGCCCCTGATACGTGACCTGAGAGCGGGATGCATCCCCTCAATTGCATCAAGGTTACCAGCTGCAACCATTACAAAGTCGCATGGGACAGGCTCGGTTCTGACCATAGCTCCCGATGAGCGTTCGCTCTGACCTGTGATTGAAAACTCACCCTCCTGCATGGCGGTCAGCAGGCTCTGCTGCGCAGCAAGTCCTAGGGTGTTGATCTCGTCGATGAAGAGAACACCCTTGTGTGCCCGGTGAATGGCTCCTGCTTCCACCCGGTCATGGGCCGGGGTTTCAAGACCCCCTGACTGAAAGGGATCGTGCCTGACATCGCCGAGCAGAGCGCCAGCATGCGAACCGGTTGCATCCACAAACGGTGCTGTCGTTGTCTTGTCCTGAGATACGAGAAGTTTTGGCACCATCTGCTCTTCACGCGGAGTGGCATACCTGAGAGCCATGAATACGAATGCGGCTGCGATGATTCCCATCAGCCACTGGTAGGTGATGAACGAGTACCCGATGATACCGAGCATCAGGATCATGATGAGGGTGTTGCGCAGTTGTGCCTTCTTCCTGGCTTCAGCCTTGTGGGCGGCAACGATCTCCTTTCCCCTGCCTGATTTCACCGTCCTGATGATAGGTTCGTTTGAATCTTCTGAGTTCGGATATACAAGGATGTCCTGCATCTCTTCCTTTGGCAGGAGTTCGGCCATCGCTTTTGCAAGCATTGATTTGCCGGTACCGGGTGTCCCGATCATCATCACGTGGCGACGCTGGATGGCAGCTTTCCTGACGACCTCCACGGCATGCTCCTGACCTATGACCTGATCGATAAGACTCTCAGGAACCTGAATTATCCGTGATGTACCATCATCAACTACAACAGTGGATTCTTCTGAAATATTCTGCTGACCTGCCTCACCTTGTTCAGATATTTGGGACTGGACATCTGCAGACTCCGGGTTCTGCTGACCTGCATCCTCTACCTGGGGCTCTGACAAATCTCTCTGGTCTTCCGGAATATTGGTATTTAGCGGCTTATCTTCCTCGGGATCCATTATCGCGTGTACACCTGTAATGCGGTTAATCAGTATTCATTCGGGGACAATTGTTTAAGTACTTTCAGCAAAAGTATAAGCCAGCATGAAGATCATCAGCACCCGGCGGTCTCAGGTTCTTGCCGGCAGAATAGCAGAGATCCTGCAAAAACCGCTGGTAGATGTCAGATGGACCCGGTTTCCTGATGGTGAGATCTACCTGCGTTCTGGTGAGGTCTCGGATCGTATGGTAATTGTGGGGAGTCTGGTTGAGAGCGATGATCTGATAGAACTGCTGCTGCTCACCGATCTCTGCAGCGGTTCAGAGATCACCCTTGTCCTTCCGTATATGGGCTATGCCAGACAGGATAAACAGTTCAATCCCGGTGAGCCGCTTTCGGCCCGGATCATAGCCAGAACACTTGGCTCCGGGGTGAACAGGGTGATTACCGTCAACCTTCATGAGAAGACGATAATCCCCTTCTTTGGAGTGCCAACTATTGATACCTCACTCGCCGGGGAGATGGCACGTGACATCCGAGAATTATCACTCATATCTCCACTGATTCTCGGGCCTGATATTGGTGCATCAGATCTTGCACGTGACATAGCGACTACAGGAGGTTGGGAGTCTGATCACCTGCATAAGGTCAGGCTGTCAGGTACAGAGGTCAGAATAGAACCCAAAGAGATCCCGGTGAAAGGAAGGGATGTTGTGATTGTTGATGATATCATCTCAACCGGCGGCACCCAGGCCACCGCAGCAGCCATGCTTCTTGAACAGGGGGCTGCTTCGATATGCACCGTCTGTGTGCATGGTGTTCTGGCAACCGGTGCTTACACTCATCTGAAGAGTGCAGGAATCAGCCAGGTTATAAGCAGCGATACGATCGAAAGTGCCTGCAGTGGTTACTCTGCAGCCAGGACTATTACCGATGCCCTCACCAGATAATCCTGATATTGTAGATCCCGCCGGTTCAACAGGCCCGGTTTCAGAGACAGGGTGCAAAGTTCTGGTTTTAGATACCTCGGCGTTCTTCCTCTCGATCCCGCTTGAAGGCAAATTGTATACTGTCCCCCGGGTGGAATCAGAACTGAAGGACCTGCGTGGAAAAGCCAGGTTTTCGGTCCTGCTTGATGGAGGTATGGAGATCAAACCCCCGCTCCAGAAGTCTCTGAAATCTGCAAAGGAAGCAGCAGGAAAAAGTGGCGATCTCCGTGTCCTGTCTGATACAGATACTGATCTGATTGCTCTTGCACTGGAGGTTAAAGGGACCCTCGTCTCTGATGATTTTGCTGTACAGAACACCGCCCTTGCTCTTGGGATTCCTGTACAGTCGATCATCCAGCGTGAAGCGGGTCCCCGGGTCTGGCAGCTCCGGTGCACCGGATGCGGCAAGTACTTTGATCAGATTCCGACAAAAGCCGGTGACTGCCCGATCTGTGGATCGGCATTAAAACGAAAGAATAAATAGATCCCTGCAGATCTCTTTCCAGATGTCTACGATCGAAGATCTCATTCAGAAGGCACGTCTCCTGAGAAGTGAGGGTCACAGCCCCGGTCAGATCGCGGACGAACTCTCTCTCTCCATGGAGACTGTAACCTGGCTCCTCACCCAGGAGAAGGGTGCCTCAACTCCGAAAGATGTCCATATCGATTGGACTACTGTCAGCGGTGATGCTGTCCTGCTTCATGAGAGCAGCATGATGCTAATATCCCGGTACCGCATGTTGCAACCGGAGGGATCCAGCCCGACCGCATTTGTTGGTATTTCCATATCCGGTATTCCTCTTGCAACCCTTATGGCAGCATCAGAAGGGAGTCGTCTGGCCATTTACCATCCGTCAAAGCACAGTGCTGCCGAGACACCGATGGGTTCAATGAGTGGGAATTTTGGAATAAACCCCGGTGATCAGTGCGTGGTTGTCGATGATGTCATCACATCCGGAGAGACACTTCGTGAGGTTGTGGCATACCTGAAGAGTCATGGTGCAACTCCGCTTGCATGTTGTGTCCTCTTTGATAAGCGCGGAATCAGGGAGATTGAAGGCGTCCCTGTATATAGCCTCTTCAGAATTTCCCGAATAGATTAATCTCCTCTTCTTTTCAGGGTGAATGCGCAACTCATATATAGAACTCTAAATCCACCTGTATCCATACGGAGGATACTCTATGCTTGCGCAACAGCCTGTTATCATCTTACGAGAAAATGTAGAGCGGACGCACGGATATGAGGCGCAGCGCTCAAATATAGCAGCCGCAAAGGCACTTGCCGAGGCTGTCAGATCCACCCTCGGTCCACGGGGTATGGACAAGATGCTTATTGATGGGACTGGGGACATCACCATCACTAACGACGGAATTACAATTCTTGATGAGATCTCGGTACAGCACCCAGGTGCCAAGATGGTCATCGAGGTCTCCCGGACCCAGGACGAAGAGGTTGGGGATGGAACAACCACTGCTGTAGTACTTGTCGGTTCCCTGATGGAACAGGCAGAGATTCTTCTGAACAAGAAGATTCACCCGACTGTCATCTGTCGTGGATATCGGATGGGAATGACCAAGGCTCTTGAGATCCTTGATAGCATGGCAACCACCGTCGATCCCTACAACAAGGAGATCCTTGCATCAATCGTGCAGACTGCCATCACCGGCAAGTCTATCGAGAACGTCAAGGAGAAGATCAGCGAGATTGCAGTGGATGCAGTCACAGCCGTTGCAGAGAAGAGCGGTAAGAAGGTCATCGTTGACGAGGACGATGTCCAGATCAAGTCCCACAAGGGTTCTTCAATGGATGATGCTGAACTGGTTCGCGGAGTAGTTCTCGAAAAGACCCGTGTCAACCAGGCAATGCCACGTATCATCAAGAATGCAAAGGTTGCACTGATTACAAGTCCTCTTGAGATCAGAAAGACCGAGGTCAAGGCCAAGATCAAGATCAACAGCACCGAACAGGTAGAAGCATTCGGTCAGCAGGAGCGTGAAGCACTCAAGGCAATGGCAGATGCTGTCATCGCAACAGGTGCGAATGTTCTCCTCTGCCAGAAAGGCATCGCCGATGCAGCCCAGTACTTCCTTGCCAAGGCAGGAGTCATGGCTCTTGAGGATGTTCCTGAAAAGGACATGAAGTTTGCTGCCCGGGCCCTGAATGCAACCATTGCAAACAAGGCAGACGATCTGACAAAGTCAATGCTTGGAACCGCTGCTGGTGCAGAGGAGATCGAGGACACCGAGATGACCAAGATCTTTGGAGCCAAGAATCCGAAGACCGTCACTATCCTGCTACGTGGAACCACCACCTACCTGGTCGATGAACTGGAACGGGCAATGGTGGATGCGACCCGTGTCGTCATGGACACCATGGAAGACGGGAAGTATGTGCCAGGTGGTGCAGCAATCGAGACCGAACTGGTTGTCAAACTCCGTGAGTTCGCAGCAACCGTTGGTGGGAGAGAGCAGATCGCAATCGAGTCCTATGCCGATGCCTTTGCAATCATCCCGATCACCCTTGCAGAGAACTCAGGCATGAACCCGATTGACAAACTCGTGGAACTCAAGTCTGCCCATGCTAAAGGGAAGAAGAACTTAGGTCTGAATGTCTTCACCGGTAAGGGTGTTGATATGCTGAGTGAGGGAGTTATCGAACCGCTCCGGTGCAAACGTCAGGCTATCCAGTCCTCAGCAGAAGCTGTCGAGATGCTGCTTCGTGTTGATGACATGATGGTTTCACGCAACGATGCTCCTGGTGGTATGTAATACCCTCTTTTTTTATTCCTTGTCTGGAATCTTCGATATCCTTAAACCTGAATTTGTTCAATTGATATTGCTATCTGGGCCGAGGTAGTCTAGCCCGGGAAGGCGGTGGTCTCGAAAACCACTGGTGTTTCACCTCGGGAGTTCAAATCTCCCCCTCGGCGTTCGGCGGGTTAGTTCTAAGCTGCTTTTTTTACAACATTGATTCAATTCTCATCAGATATTTAAATAAGTATGTCGCTATAAAATTCTGATATGTTACCCGATCAGAATTTATCCTTTGCATCATTCTGGTCAAGATATTCAGGTTCTGCATGGATTTGTCTTTGGTACTTGTCTGGTTCTGTCTCGCCTCAGCGTGCATAACTTATGGGCTTGGCCTTTTTGTCCTCTCAAAGAACACATCCTCTCCGGTAAATCGTCTCTTCTTTGTTGTCATGGTTGGAGCAGCATACTGGGCAGCAGGTGAATTTCTCATATGGCATGTGAACAGTTATGAAGGATCCCTGTTCTGGCTGAAAGCAAGTTCATTCTGGACTGTGGTCATCGCTACAACTGTTCACTTCGTCCTTGTGTTCACCAGCCACCCGATCTCAAAACGTGAGCATATCCTAAAGATTTTCATTCTTCTATATCTTCCATCACTGGCGTTTGCCTGTCTTGAGATCTTTACTGAATCTATCTACGTGGTTTTACCACAGGAAGGGTCTGGATTCTACTATACTCCTGTTTATGACAGTGTGTTGTTTCAGATCGAATCCCTTTATTTCCTGCTGATAATGCTGGGAGTAGCGTATCTCAGTATTCAGTCCTGGTTCAGATCACAAAAGGCGAGGATTCGCAGGCAATGCGTTCTTCTCAGTATAGGTTTCCTGCTTGTAATCGGCTTTGGTTCCCAATCGGCGTTCTACCTCCCCAGGTATGGGATTTATATCCCCAACCTTGTTTTCATTGGTATAGTTCTCTTCTCGATCATAATCGCATACACCATCCTGAAGTACGGACTTTTTACCCTTGGACCTGAAACGGTGGCAACCAACATCATCCGGACGATGCCGAATGGACTTGTTCTGACTGATATGAGTGGCACTGTCCTCTCCGGAAACTCCGCAGCTGCAGATCTCTTACAGATAAATCAGGATCAGATGCCAGGAAAGCAGGTGACCTCCCTGATCTCTGGTGAAACATTTTCGCTGATCACAGGGATCGTATCTGAATCTGGAACACTCTCTGATTATGAATCTGTTCTTTCAGGGTCAGGAAAACCGGTCAGCATTGCAAGTTCCCTGGTGAGAGATCCGGAAGGTGATCCTGCAGGCATCATTCTGATCATACGGGATATTACTGCCAGGAAATCTGCCGAACGGGCGTTACAGATCGCAAATGAGAAGATTAACCCTGTTGAGCAGACTGACTCGTCACGATATCAGTAACCTGGTCACTCCTCTGCAAATGTATCTCTCATTGATCAGGGACGATGACAGTGTATCACCTGATAATCCTCACTTTACAGCCTGTATCACCCTCGTGGAGAAGATCGCTCATCATCTTCAATTTTCACGCCAGTATCAGGAAGTCGGCTCCCATGATCCCATGTGGCTGAACTTAAGAGAGGTGATTCAGTCAGCAGATTGTGATCTTGCCAATGATACGGTTCAGATCACGGTGAATGTCCCTCCCGGGATGATCTATGCGGATCCACTGTTTCAGAAGGTCATCTACAATCTGCTGGAAAATGCGATCCGCCATGGCGGCAACATCACCAGAATTTTGATTCATGCCATTCAGAATCCTGATCGTGAACTCATACTCACAATCGAGGACGACGGACAGGGTATCAGGGAAGAAGAGAAAGACCTGATTTTTCTCCATGGGTATGGGAAGAACTCTGGTCTTGGGTTGACCATGTCCCGCGAGATATTATCTATTACCGGTATCACCATCATGGAAACCGGAATCTATGGGAATGGAGCCAGGTTTGATCTTGTTATTCCGGCAGATATCTGGATCCCGGAAACCTCTGATCCCTCTGACAGTGTGACAGGAGATGACAGATATTGATTGTTTTTTCTCCTGAGACTTGCAAAAGGAAGTAGGTTTGTAATTCGTGGGCGAATAGATTTTATTTATAAACCCCCTATATTCAACACAACCGGGTTTTACTGGGGGGGATGAATATGGGAGCATCAGTCAGGATCATTCTTCTGGTATGCATTATCGGAATAATCTCCGGGGTTTCTCTTGCAGAGACTCCTTCTATTGTCATTGAGAACGGACATCTGTCAGTGGTCGCTGATTTCAGAGCTGATCTCCAGTCAGGTGCTGCACCAGTTGCTGTGCAGTTCACTGATACCAGTACCGGCTCACCTGGTGAATGGTACTGGGATTTTGGCGATGGAACACATGACACCGAAGAAAACCCCCTTCACATCTATACATCTTCTGGGATCTACTCAGTCTCGCTGAGTGTCACAGGCCCAGCCGGCTCTGACATGAAGACAAGACTTGGATACATAAAGGTTTCAGAAGCACCAGTATCGACCAGTGCACAAGAGCCGGTGCAGACGATAAGCCCCCAAATATTATCCCTCTCCTCTCCAACCCCTACCACTCTTTCTACTCCGGTATCCGGAGAGTCCCCTGTGCCCACCCCGACCTTTACTCCTACTCCGGATATTGGAAAGTCTGAAGCCGATCTTCTGAACCTTTTGACACCAGCCATTCATGCTGACTTCATGCCTTCAGTAACCGGTGGCCTCGCTCCTCTGGCGGTCAGTTTCACCGACAACTCTTCAGGCAGCCCGACAGGCTGGTCCTGGGACTTCGGTGATGGGACATCATCCGACCTCCCCTCTCCTGAGCACGTATACACGACTCCTGGAAAGTACACAATCAGACTGACTGTTCAGGGGAGCCAGGGTTCAAACACCACGATGAGTACTGAGCCCATCGAGGTAGCCCTTCCACCTGAGGCATCAGTTAGGGCGCAGCCCCGGACAGGTTCGGCCCCGTTGATGGTTGCGTTTACCGATAATTCGACCGGAAGAGTAAACTCCTGGCTTTGGACTTTTGGTGATGGTACGAGTTCTGAAGAACAGAATCCAGTACACACATATAGCCGTGCAGGAGTGTATGACGTCTCACTCACCATTTCAGGTCCCGATGGTGGTGCAAATGCCGCTGTGCCTGCAATGGTAACAGTCACGGATCTCATTGAGCAGCCGGTAGCAATGATCTCTGTAGATAAAACAGCCGGTGATGCCCCTCTTGCCGTAACGTTTACTGATGTTTCAACCGGTGATGTGACTACGAGGACCTGGGACTTTGGTGACGGCGGCAGTGGGGCAGAGTCTGAAATATCCCATACATTCTCCAAGTCAGGCTCGTACACCGCCCGGCTCACCATTAAGGGACCTGCCGGAGAGAGTCAGGCAGAAACAAATATAATCGTAAGTGATCCGGTTTCAACCCCGAAAGCAGGATTCTCTACTGATACTGTGTCAGGAGTTGCCCCTCTCGCTGTATCTTTCATGGATATGTCAACTGGCAGCATCTCATCCTGGAGCTGGGATTTTGGTGATGGTACCAGTTCAGCTGAAACTAACCCGATGCACACATATTCTTCAGCCGGCTCCTATCAGGCAGGGTTGACCGTGAGCGGCCCCGGTGGTTCGAGTCATTCCGAGAAGGGTATCATCGTAAGTGAACCAACAACCCTGCCCACTCCCGAAATTACTCCTACTCCTGTAGTCACCAGTACTCCGTCTGTGGTTTCCAAACCCATGGAACCTGCGACGACCCTGGTTCCGACCCCTGAGATTACTCCGGTCATTGAAGTCACTAATACTCCTACTGTGGTTTCCGAACCCATGGAATCTGTGACGACCCCGGTTCCGACCCCTGAGATTACTCCGGTCATTGAAGTCACTAATACTCCTACTGTGGTTTCCGAACCCATGGAATCTGTGACGACCCCGGGTCTGACCCCTGAGATTACTCCGGTCACTATAGTCACTAGTATTCCATCTGTGGTTTCTGAATCCCAGGAACCAGTGGCAACCCCGGTTCCTGCTAAAAAGAGGGCGATGGTTGCAAAGTTCACCACGTTCAATAATGAAGGTTCTGCCCCTCTGGCAGTCCGTTTCAAAGACACCTCTACCGGGGAGATTACCTCGTGGTCCTGGGACTTTGGCGATGGCAGCAGTTCCTCTGATCAGAACCCTTCACACACCTACATCAAATCGGGCAATTATGCAGTCTCCTTAACTGTTACCGGTCCGGAAGGTTCACAGAATTCAGATCTTTCGATGATTCTGGTAACTTCATCGGTTTCAATGCCGAAAGCAGTCATTACTGCTGATCAAAAGAATGGAACTGCACCACTCACCGTGACATTCACAGATGCTTCTATTGGAAGCGTCACCACAAGGAACTGGAATTTCGGTGATGAAACAACCTCCTCTGATCCAAATCCGGTCCACACCTATAGCGAGCCAGGTGTTTTTACTGCCTCTTTGATCGTGACAGGGCCTGCCGGAGAGAGCAGGACTGATGAGCAGATTGTGGTCAGAGGTTTAGAAGACAGCCCATTATTGGAACCTGCCGAATCACCGGAGCCAGTTGTTCCCATCCTTTACAGTGAAGATGTAACATCTGAAATACAGCCGGTCCAGTTAGC
This window encodes:
- a CDS encoding PKD domain-containing protein, translating into MGASVRIILLVCIIGIISGVSLAETPSIVIENGHLSVVADFRADLQSGAAPVAVQFTDTSTGSPGEWYWDFGDGTHDTEENPLHIYTSSGIYSVSLSVTGPAGSDMKTRLGYIKVSEAPVSTSAQEPVQTISPQILSLSSPTPTTLSTPVSGESPVPTPTFTPTPDIGKSEADLLNLLTPAIHADFMPSVTGGLAPLAVSFTDNSSGSPTGWSWDFGDGTSSDLPSPEHVYTTPGKYTIRLTVQGSQGSNTTMSTEPIEVALPPEASVRAQPRTGSAPLMVAFTDNSTGRVNSWLWTFGDGTSSEEQNPVHTYSRAGVYDVSLTISGPDGGANAAVPAMVTVTDLIEQPVAMISVDKTAGDAPLAVTFTDVSTGDVTTRTWDFGDGGSGAESEISHTFSKSGSYTARLTIKGPAGESQAETNIIVSDPVSTPKAGFSTDTVSGVAPLAVSFMDMSTGSISSWSWDFGDGTSSAETNPMHTYSSAGSYQAGLTVSGPGGSSHSEKGIIVSEPTTLPTPEITPTPVVTSTPSVVSKPMEPATTLVPTPEITPVIEVTNTPTVVSEPMESVTTPVPTPEITPVIEVTNTPTVVSEPMESVTTPGLTPEITPVTIVTSIPSVVSESQEPVATPVPAKKRAMVAKFTTFNNEGSAPLAVRFKDTSTGEITSWSWDFGDGSSSSDQNPSHTYIKSGNYAVSLTVTGPEGSQNSDLSMILVTSSVSMPKAVITADQKNGTAPLTVTFTDASIGSVTTRNWNFGDETTSSDPNPVHTYSEPGVFTASLIVTGPAGESRTDEQIVVRGLEDSPLLEPAESPEPVVPILYSEDVTSEIQPVQLATAVPQNAEGPVIPQSTRTETPKSSQAVSELPGILVTTDRTTGPAPLTVSFSSNSALKVDRYEWLFGDGSSSGEERPIHTYDMPGSYDLTLLLYGPDGQGRKVIPAYITVSEPKIISSENKTESVPLSELTVQQNHTGPTASIAADIVNGTAPLKVSFEAEPEGNIDGYAWDFGDGGSSYEQNPTHSYATEGNYSVKLVIAGEGGSDEIRLNSTITVLEGLKTPVSGFTASPISGYVPLNVSFTDTSSGSISQYEWSMGDGSNSYEQNPIHQYAVPGVYTVGLKVSGQAGNSAEIKKDLITVENLPAAPVARFKADKRSGTAPLEIHFQDLSSGVVTSWNWDLGDGTIIDEKDPVITYTKAGVYAVTQTVTGPGGKDVAIRRGYITVSEPEIPPTAVIYAEPVEGPAPMTVKFLDMSTGLVTGWNWDLGDGSVSTNKNPTHIYQSEGTYSVNLHVSGPDGENSTTTLIRVSPHEKTSEKTEHQSPVSDSEPIEPVASGIITNESGLRNSSIGELGNQAPENEKPVAAFSLSGRSGKSPLTITFHDRSTGQITNWQWVFGDGETSDLRDPTHTYQQPGIYTVALAVTGPDGTSQKRIREAVQVF